In Pseudomonas fluorescens, the following are encoded in one genomic region:
- the hldE gene encoding bifunctional D-glycero-beta-D-manno-heptose-7-phosphate kinase/D-glycero-beta-D-manno-heptose 1-phosphate adenylyltransferase HldE — MKLSMPRFDQAPVLVVGDVMLDRYWHGGTSRISPEAPVPVVKVDHIEDRPGGAANVALNIAALGAPASLVGVTGDDEAANSLVNSLKGAGVRAIFQRIAHQPTIVKLRVMSRHQQLLRIDFEEPFATDALALTAQVDELLEGIKVLVLSDYGKGALKNHQALIQAARARGIPVLADPKGKDFSIYRGASLITPNLNEFETIVGGCADEHELVSKGAQLMHDLDLGALLVTRGEHGMTLLRPDHPALHLPARAREVFDVTGAGDTVISTLAAAIAAGEELPHAVALANLAAGIVVGKLGTAAISAPELRRAIQREEGSERGVLGLEQLLLAVDDARAHNERIVFTNGCFDILHAGHVTYLEQARAQGDRLIVAINDDASVSRLKGPGRPINSVDRRMAVLAGLGAVDWVISFSEGTPENLLSAVKPDVLVKGGDYGIDQVVGADIVTAYGGTVKVLGLVENSSTTAIVEKIRKS; from the coding sequence ATGAAGTTGTCCATGCCGCGATTCGATCAAGCCCCTGTCTTGGTAGTCGGCGATGTCATGCTCGACCGTTACTGGCATGGTGGTACCTCACGGATTTCTCCTGAGGCACCGGTGCCGGTAGTCAAGGTCGATCACATCGAAGACCGCCCGGGCGGTGCTGCCAACGTTGCCTTGAACATTGCCGCCCTGGGGGCTCCGGCCTCGCTGGTCGGTGTCACCGGCGACGATGAAGCCGCCAACAGCCTGGTCAACAGCCTCAAGGGCGCCGGCGTGCGGGCCATCTTCCAGCGCATTGCGCACCAGCCGACCATCGTCAAGCTGCGGGTCATGAGCCGTCACCAGCAATTGCTGCGCATCGACTTCGAAGAACCCTTCGCCACCGACGCGTTGGCGCTGACCGCGCAGGTCGATGAGTTGCTCGAAGGCATCAAGGTGCTGGTGCTGTCCGACTACGGCAAAGGCGCGCTGAAAAACCATCAGGCGCTGATCCAGGCCGCCCGTGCCCGTGGCATTCCGGTGCTGGCCGATCCCAAGGGCAAGGATTTCTCGATCTACCGCGGTGCGAGCCTGATCACGCCAAACCTCAACGAATTCGAAACCATCGTCGGTGGTTGCGCCGATGAGCACGAGTTGGTGAGCAAGGGTGCGCAGCTGATGCACGACCTGGACCTCGGTGCCTTGCTGGTGACCCGTGGCGAGCACGGCATGACCTTGCTGCGCCCGGATCATCCGGCGCTGCACTTGCCGGCCCGTGCCCGTGAAGTGTTCGACGTGACCGGTGCCGGCGATACGGTGATTTCCACCCTGGCGGCCGCGATTGCCGCTGGCGAAGAACTGCCACACGCGGTGGCCCTGGCCAACCTGGCGGCGGGCATCGTGGTCGGGAAGCTCGGTACGGCGGCCATCAGTGCACCGGAACTGCGTCGTGCGATTCAGCGCGAGGAGGGTTCCGAGCGCGGTGTGCTGGGCCTTGAGCAGCTGTTGCTGGCGGTCGATGATGCCCGCGCGCACAACGAGCGGATCGTGTTCACCAACGGTTGCTTCGACATCCTGCACGCCGGTCACGTGACCTATCTGGAACAGGCGCGGGCCCAGGGCGATCGCCTGATCGTCGCAATCAACGACGATGCCTCGGTCAGCCGCCTGAAAGGGCCGGGCCGTCCGATCAATAGTGTCGACCGGCGCATGGCTGTACTGGCCGGTCTGGGTGCGGTGGACTGGGTCATCAGTTTCTCGGAAGGCACTCCGGAAAACCTGCTGAGCGCGGTCAAGCCGGACGTGCTGGTCAAGGGCGGCGACTACGGGATCGACCAGGTGGTCGGCGCGGACATCGTGACGGCCTATGGCGGTACCGTGAAAGTGCTGGGGCTGGTGGAGAACAGCTCCACCACCGCGATTGTCGAGAAGATCCGCAAGTCGTAG
- a CDS encoding metal ABC transporter ATPase: protein MSRTLIRKNPSNFKTLPLFVEATPEGLAYQSVGRPLNFSQTLQRRRPVTVGNSERFALELANLGVSVRLTLHWQNRDYWVLVRQRRQDRGDVVLKLISGYVPAHELNLPLHTAIQEIAEECLLETPEGWLGGRFNDTWLPAPYSAALHYREALPFRLSPLSGSARPVRCANLMLIERPRAYVHLPTASLQLIYDLRLDVPKEAKSLSLFHVDERLEGDQLVARLDRKRPDLYLMPLQDGHPMAELYTLKKDQLYPASTRGLYLAESFARQEGWLVRDERIRWKDWVRQQGLTPPVKDSGLARLRGKAKLLLKKIVPRKKVSS from the coding sequence ATGTCGCGTACGCTCATCAGAAAGAACCCGAGCAACTTCAAGACCCTGCCGTTATTCGTCGAAGCGACCCCCGAAGGCCTGGCTTATCAGAGCGTCGGCAGGCCGCTGAATTTCTCCCAGACCCTGCAACGTCGTCGACCGGTGACGGTCGGCAACAGCGAACGGTTTGCCCTGGAGCTGGCCAACCTCGGGGTTTCGGTGCGCCTGACCCTGCATTGGCAGAATCGCGACTATTGGGTGCTGGTACGCCAACGCCGGCAGGACCGTGGCGATGTGGTGCTCAAGCTGATCTCCGGGTACGTGCCGGCCCATGAACTGAACCTACCCTTGCACACGGCGATCCAAGAGATAGCCGAAGAATGCCTGCTGGAAACCCCGGAAGGCTGGCTCGGTGGGCGGTTCAACGACACCTGGCTGCCAGCGCCCTACTCGGCCGCCCTGCATTACCGTGAAGCCCTGCCGTTTCGCCTGTCGCCACTGTCCGGCTCGGCGCGGCCGGTACGTTGCGCCAACCTGATGCTGATAGAGCGTCCGCGGGCTTACGTGCATTTGCCAACGGCGTCGCTGCAACTGATTTACGACTTGCGCCTGGACGTTCCCAAGGAAGCCAAATCCCTGAGCCTGTTCCATGTCGATGAAAGACTCGAAGGCGATCAACTCGTCGCCCGCCTCGACCGCAAGCGACCCGATCTGTACTTGATGCCCTTGCAGGACGGCCATCCGATGGCTGAGCTGTACACCTTGAAAAAGGATCAGCTATACCCCGCCAGCACACGCGGACTGTACCTGGCCGAGAGTTTTGCCCGACAGGAAGGCTGGCTGGTTCGTGATGAACGAATTCGCTGGAAGGACTGGGTGAGACAGCAGGGTCTGACCCCGCCGGTGAAGGATTCAGGGTTGGCGCGGTTGCGCGGGAAGGCCAAATTGCTGCTGAAGAAAATCGTGCCGCGTAAAAAGGTAAGCTCTTAA
- a CDS encoding aldo/keto reductase: protein MSQPTLHDLHRPLGSTGLLVSPLGLGTVKLGRDQGVKYPNGFQIPDDDEARMLLKLARDLGINLIDTAPAYGRSEERLGPLLRGQRQDWVIVSKVGEEFADGQSRHDFSAAHTRMSVERSLQRLETDFIDLVLVHSDGNDLAILNDCEVYDTLAELKAEGKIRGFGFSGKTVDGGLKALEQGDCAMVTYNLNEQNEKAVIDYAAAHGKAILVKKALASGHVCLSPGVDPVRASFELLFEHPGVASAIVGTINPLHLAHNVATVAQVLRSH, encoded by the coding sequence ATGAGCCAACCGACCCTGCACGACTTGCATCGCCCGCTGGGCAGCACTGGCCTGCTGGTTTCCCCCCTGGGCCTGGGCACCGTGAAACTGGGCCGCGACCAAGGGGTGAAGTACCCCAACGGCTTCCAGATTCCCGATGACGATGAAGCGCGCATGCTGCTCAAACTCGCCCGCGACCTGGGCATCAACCTGATCGACACCGCACCGGCCTATGGTCGCAGCGAAGAACGCCTCGGCCCGTTGCTGCGCGGTCAGCGTCAGGATTGGGTGATTGTCAGCAAGGTCGGCGAAGAGTTTGCCGACGGCCAGTCTCGTCACGATTTCAGCGCCGCACACACACGTATGTCGGTGGAACGCAGCCTGCAACGCCTGGAAACGGACTTCATCGACCTGGTGCTGGTGCACTCCGATGGTAACGACCTGGCAATCCTCAATGACTGCGAAGTCTACGACACCCTCGCCGAACTCAAGGCCGAAGGCAAGATTCGCGGTTTCGGGTTTTCCGGCAAAACCGTCGACGGTGGCTTGAAGGCGCTGGAGCAAGGCGACTGCGCGATGGTCACCTACAATCTCAACGAACAAAACGAGAAGGCCGTCATTGACTATGCTGCTGCACACGGCAAAGCCATTCTGGTCAAAAAAGCCCTCGCCAGTGGTCATGTCTGCCTGAGTCCGGGCGTGGATCCGGTGCGCGCCAGTTTCGAGTTGTTGTTTGAACATCCGGGTGTTGCCAGTGCTATTGTCGGGACCATCAATCCGCTGCACCTCGCCCACAATGTCGCGACCGTTGCCCAGGTCCTACGTAGCCACTGA
- a CDS encoding FAD-dependent oxidoreductase, with protein sequence MPSVISTDVLIVGAGVAGLWLNARLRRQGFSTVLVESASLGGGQSVKSQGIIHGGAKYALHGALTGASEAIADMPRRWREALAGNGELDLSGVRLLSEAHYLWSPGTLAGNLTSFFASKAVRGRVDQVKGEQLPPALQDKRFKGKVYRLAELVVDVPSLIQRLADLAGDGLLAGQKIEPLLEGGVLIGLKVDEREIRAQRIVLSAGVGTAALLETLGLSQPAMQRRPLHMIIAKGPSLKPLYAHCLGGGTKPRITVTTHPAADGQWVWYLGGDIAESEGVTREPVEQIATAQKELGQLLPWIDLSTVQWATLRVDRAEPLQSGLTRPDNAFVAEEGRLLVGWPTKLALAPDFADRVIASLTRDGIQPSHPAALPELPKPPMGVPAWEQLLP encoded by the coding sequence ATGCCATCCGTTATTTCCACCGACGTTCTGATTGTCGGCGCTGGTGTCGCCGGCCTCTGGCTGAATGCGCGCCTGCGGCGCCAGGGTTTTTCGACCGTGCTGGTGGAAAGTGCCAGCCTCGGCGGCGGGCAGAGTGTGAAGTCCCAGGGCATCATCCACGGCGGCGCCAAATACGCGCTGCATGGCGCCCTGACCGGGGCCTCGGAAGCCATCGCCGACATGCCGCGCCGCTGGCGTGAAGCTCTGGCCGGTAACGGCGAGCTGGACCTGTCCGGCGTGCGCCTGCTGTCCGAAGCCCATTACCTCTGGTCCCCCGGCACCCTCGCCGGCAACCTCACCAGTTTCTTTGCCAGCAAAGCCGTGCGTGGTCGCGTCGATCAGGTCAAGGGCGAGCAATTGCCGCCGGCCCTGCAAGACAAGCGCTTCAAGGGCAAGGTCTATCGCCTGGCGGAACTGGTGGTCGACGTGCCGAGCCTGATCCAGCGCCTGGCCGATCTGGCCGGAGATGGCTTGCTCGCTGGGCAGAAGATCGAGCCCCTGCTCGAAGGCGGCGTGCTGATCGGCCTGAAGGTGGACGAACGCGAGATCCGTGCCCAGCGCATCGTCCTGAGCGCCGGCGTCGGAACCGCGGCATTGCTTGAAACGCTGGGGCTGAGCCAGCCCGCCATGCAGCGCCGCCCGTTGCACATGATCATCGCCAAGGGACCAAGCCTCAAACCGCTGTACGCCCACTGCCTGGGTGGTGGCACCAAACCGCGTATCACTGTGACCACGCACCCGGCGGCAGATGGTCAATGGGTCTGGTACCTGGGCGGCGATATCGCGGAATCCGAAGGCGTGACCCGTGAGCCCGTCGAGCAGATCGCCACCGCACAGAAAGAACTCGGCCAATTGCTGCCATGGATCGACCTGAGTACGGTGCAATGGGCGACCTTGCGCGTGGATCGCGCCGAACCGCTGCAATCAGGCCTGACCCGTCCCGACAACGCCTTTGTGGCCGAGGAAGGCCGACTGCTGGTGGGCTGGCCGACCAAGCTCGCCCTGGCGCCGGACTTCGCCGACCGCGTGATCGCCAGCCTGACCCGCGACGGTATCCAGCCAAGCCACCCGGCAGCACTGCCTGAACTGCCGAAGCCGCCGATGGGCGTACCTGCCTGGGAGCAACTGCTGCCATGA
- a CDS encoding multidrug efflux SMR transporter yields MTAYYYLAIAICAEVIATVSMKAVKGLSTPLPLVLVIVGYGIAFWMLTLVVRSVPVGVAYAVWAGMGIVMVSVAALFIYGQKLDVPAMLGMALIVLGVVVIQLFSKTAGH; encoded by the coding sequence ATGACCGCCTACTACTACCTGGCCATTGCCATCTGCGCCGAAGTGATTGCCACTGTTTCGATGAAAGCGGTCAAAGGCCTCAGCACCCCACTGCCACTGGTGCTGGTCATCGTCGGTTACGGCATTGCCTTCTGGATGCTGACCCTGGTGGTGCGCAGCGTTCCGGTGGGCGTGGCGTACGCCGTGTGGGCCGGCATGGGGATCGTGATGGTCAGCGTCGCGGCACTGTTTATCTATGGGCAGAAGCTGGACGTGCCGGCGATGCTGGGGATGGCGTTGATTGTGCTGGGTGTTGTGGTCATCCAGCTCTTCTCCAAAACTGCGGGGCATTAA
- a CDS encoding LysR family transcriptional regulator, with protein MSMQWNLEQLRLFVSVAEQRSFSAVARGQRKAQSAVSSSIALLEEDLGVSLFDRSSGRQPKLTEAGTALLDEAREVLRQCERLNGRALAMMRGQEARLRVAQDEAMPYQPIIESFEALAEKFPSLEVQLTSAAQGDVARKLVERRADLGLLFFHDQIPEALERRVLGSVEMVTVCGKDHPLARKGAVDGQQLAQHRQLLMSTESSIYPGSDPASPQVWRADSFYVMAEWLVRGLGWAWLPRHVVQYPTYQNQMVELVSEWTPPALVVELVWRRDEPLGPAARWLAERFAVHLQAIGEKSR; from the coding sequence ATGAGCATGCAATGGAATCTGGAACAGTTGCGGTTGTTTGTCAGCGTAGCGGAGCAGCGTTCGTTTTCTGCCGTGGCGCGCGGTCAGCGCAAGGCGCAGTCGGCGGTCAGCAGTTCGATAGCGCTACTGGAAGAAGACCTGGGCGTCAGCCTGTTCGACCGCAGCAGCGGCCGTCAGCCGAAACTCACTGAAGCCGGCACGGCTTTGCTGGACGAAGCGCGAGAGGTGTTGCGCCAGTGCGAACGACTCAACGGCCGCGCGCTGGCGATGATGCGCGGGCAAGAAGCGCGACTGCGTGTGGCGCAGGATGAAGCGATGCCTTATCAGCCGATCATCGAAAGCTTCGAGGCCCTGGCGGAAAAATTCCCCAGCCTTGAAGTGCAACTGACCAGCGCCGCCCAAGGCGATGTCGCGCGCAAGCTGGTGGAGCGGCGTGCCGATCTGGGGCTGCTGTTCTTTCACGATCAGATTCCCGAGGCACTTGAGCGGCGGGTACTGGGCAGCGTGGAAATGGTCACGGTGTGCGGCAAGGATCATCCGTTGGCGCGCAAAGGCGCAGTGGATGGCCAACAACTGGCGCAACATCGGCAGCTGCTGATGTCCACGGAGTCGAGCATTTATCCCGGCAGTGATCCCGCCAGCCCGCAGGTGTGGCGCGCCGACAGCTTCTATGTGATGGCCGAATGGCTGGTGCGTGGCCTCGGCTGGGCCTGGTTGCCACGCCACGTGGTGCAGTACCCGACCTATCAGAACCAGATGGTCGAACTGGTCAGCGAATGGACCCCGCCGGCCCTGGTGGTGGAGCTGGTATGGCGCCGGGATGAACCGCTCGGTCCGGCCGCGCGCTGGCTCGCCGAACGTTTTGCCGTGCACTTGCAGGCGATTGGTGAAAAAAGCCGATAA
- the waaA gene encoding lipid IV(A) 3-deoxy-D-manno-octulosonic acid transferase: MNRTLYTALFYLGLPLVAIRLWLRARKAPAYAKRIGERFSCGMPAMKPDGIWVHAVSVGESIAAAPMIRALLARYPDLPITVTCMTPTGSERIHALFANEPRIQHCYLPYDLPCAARRFLDRVQPKLAVIMETELWPNHIHQCAKRRIPVALANARLSERSARGYGRFPKLTQPMLAEMSLFAVQTEAEAQRLRDLGARTETVEVTGSIKFDLTIDPQLLERAVELRGQWQALERPVWIAASTHDGEDEVVLAAHRQLLVSHPDALLILVPRHPERFNSVYGLCQQQGFATVRRSSGDAVSANTSVLLGDTMGELLFLYALADSAFVGGSLVPNGGHNLLEPAALAKPVLSGPHLFNFLEIAAQLRSAGALQEVEDAEGLAVAVQRLFELPRDAQRMAEAGLNVMRANQGALQRLLDGLGRLIDR; the protein is encoded by the coding sequence ATGAATAGAACTCTCTACACCGCGCTGTTTTATCTGGGGCTGCCATTGGTAGCGATTCGGCTTTGGTTGCGCGCGCGCAAGGCGCCGGCGTATGCCAAGCGCATCGGTGAGCGCTTTTCCTGCGGGATGCCAGCGATGAAACCGGACGGCATCTGGGTGCACGCCGTGTCGGTGGGCGAAAGCATTGCGGCCGCACCGATGATTCGAGCCTTGCTGGCGCGTTATCCGGATCTGCCGATCACTGTGACCTGCATGACCCCGACCGGTTCGGAACGCATCCATGCACTGTTCGCCAATGAGCCACGCATCCAGCACTGTTATCTGCCCTATGACTTGCCTTGCGCTGCCCGGCGCTTCCTTGATCGGGTCCAGCCGAAACTGGCGGTGATCATGGAAACCGAGCTGTGGCCCAACCATATCCATCAATGCGCCAAACGCAGGATCCCCGTGGCGTTGGCCAATGCGCGACTGTCCGAGCGTTCGGCCAGGGGATACGGCCGGTTCCCCAAGCTGACCCAGCCAATGCTGGCTGAGATGAGCCTGTTTGCGGTGCAGACCGAAGCCGAGGCCCAGCGCTTGCGCGACTTGGGCGCGCGGACGGAAACCGTCGAAGTGACCGGTTCGATCAAGTTCGACCTGACCATCGACCCGCAACTGCTGGAGCGCGCCGTTGAGCTGCGCGGGCAATGGCAGGCGCTGGAACGACCGGTGTGGATCGCGGCCAGTACCCATGACGGCGAAGACGAGGTGGTGCTGGCGGCCCATCGCCAGTTGTTGGTCAGTCATCCCGATGCCTTGCTGATTCTGGTACCGCGTCATCCGGAACGTTTCAATTCGGTGTACGGGCTGTGCCAGCAACAAGGGTTTGCCACGGTCCGGCGTTCCAGTGGCGATGCGGTCAGCGCGAATACTTCAGTGCTGCTGGGCGACACCATGGGCGAGTTGCTGTTTCTCTACGCCCTGGCTGACAGTGCATTCGTCGGCGGCAGCCTGGTGCCGAATGGCGGGCATAACCTGCTGGAGCCGGCGGCTCTCGCCAAACCGGTGTTGAGCGGTCCGCATCTTTTCAACTTCCTCGAAATCGCCGCGCAGTTGCGCAGTGCCGGGGCGTTGCAGGAGGTGGAGGATGCTGAAGGGCTGGCGGTGGCGGTGCAGCGGCTGTTCGAACTGCCGCGAGATGCGCAGCGCATGGCAGAGGCCGGGTTGAACGTGATGCGCGCCAATCAGGGTGCATTGCAGCGCTTGCTGGACGGGTTGGGGCGGTTGATCGACCGTTAA
- a CDS encoding TolC family outer membrane protein, protein MLRKLSLALAVSCASNGMAWAADVPLSAKTDLVSVYQEAVNNNADLAAAIAQYGAQKEVVPQARAGLLPNLSGGANISEVRTSLDQPSGTTNRDAHSYQATLAQPLFRADRWFQFQAAKEVNEQAALQLSATEQNLILQTADSYFNVLRTQDNLASTKAEEAAFKRQLDQSNERFDVGLSDKTDVLNSQASYDTARANRIVAQRQVDDAFEALITLTNRQYNSIWGISHNLPILPPVPNDAKAWVETAGRQNLNLLASNYAVSAAEQTLKQRRSGHLPTVDAVAKYEKGDNDALGFSNPNNLPQAYGGNVDQTTLGLQLNIPIYSGGLINSQVRQSYAQLDQTEQQRESLRRQIVENTRDLHRAVNTDVEQVQARKQSIISNQSAVEATEIGYQVGTRNIVDVLDAQRSLYTSVRDYNNTRYDYILDNLRLKQQAGTLNPGDLQVLARWLNPNYNPDKDFLPPDLAKAAEEQLKARPDQ, encoded by the coding sequence ATGCTGCGCAAACTCTCACTGGCCCTTGCCGTGTCTTGTGCGTCCAACGGAATGGCCTGGGCAGCAGATGTGCCCTTATCGGCCAAGACGGACCTGGTCAGCGTTTATCAGGAAGCCGTCAACAACAACGCCGACCTGGCGGCTGCCATCGCCCAATACGGCGCGCAAAAAGAAGTCGTACCCCAGGCCCGTGCCGGGCTGCTGCCGAACCTCTCGGGCGGCGCCAATATTTCCGAGGTGCGTACGTCGCTCGATCAACCTTCGGGCACGACCAACCGCGATGCTCATTCGTACCAGGCCACCCTGGCGCAACCTTTGTTCCGCGCCGATCGCTGGTTCCAGTTCCAGGCCGCCAAGGAAGTCAACGAACAGGCCGCCCTGCAACTCTCGGCGACCGAGCAAAACCTGATCCTGCAAACCGCTGACAGCTATTTCAACGTGCTGCGCACCCAGGACAACCTGGCCTCGACCAAGGCCGAAGAAGCGGCGTTCAAACGCCAGCTCGATCAATCCAACGAGCGCTTCGATGTCGGCCTCTCGGACAAGACCGACGTATTGAACTCACAAGCCAGCTACGACACCGCACGCGCCAACCGCATCGTTGCGCAACGCCAGGTGGACGACGCCTTTGAAGCATTGATCACCCTGACCAACCGCCAGTACAACTCGATCTGGGGCATCAGCCATAACTTGCCGATCCTGCCGCCAGTACCGAACGACGCCAAGGCCTGGGTCGAAACCGCGGGCAGGCAGAACCTCAATCTGTTGGCCAGCAACTATGCCGTCAGCGCCGCCGAGCAAACCCTCAAGCAGCGCAGGTCCGGGCACTTGCCAACGGTAGACGCGGTCGCCAAGTACGAGAAGGGCGACAACGACGCACTGGGCTTCAGCAACCCGAATAACCTGCCGCAGGCGTACGGTGGCAACGTCGACCAAACGACCTTGGGCCTGCAACTGAACATCCCGATCTACAGCGGTGGCCTGATCAACTCCCAGGTGCGTCAGTCCTATGCACAGCTGGACCAGACCGAGCAGCAACGCGAATCCCTGCGCCGGCAGATCGTGGAAAACACCCGCGACCTGCACCGCGCGGTGAACACCGATGTCGAGCAGGTACAGGCGCGCAAGCAATCGATCATCTCCAACCAGAGCGCGGTGGAAGCGACTGAAATCGGCTATCAGGTGGGTACGCGAAACATCGTCGACGTGCTGGACGCGCAGCGCTCGCTATACACCTCGGTGCGCGACTACAACAACACCCGCTACGACTACATCCTCGACAACCTGCGCTTGAAGCAACAGGCCGGCACGTTGAATCCGGGGGATCTGCAAGTGCTGGCACGCTGGCTCAACCCGAACTACAACCCGGACAAGGATTTCCTGCCACCGGATCTGGCCAAGGCGGCAGAGGAGCAGTTGAAAGCGCGACCTGATCAGTAA
- the thiC gene encoding phosphomethylpyrimidine synthase ThiC gives MTTKAKNATNLSDSAKVDQQSVQPFTRSQKIYVQGTRPDILVPMREISLDVTPTDFGGEVNAPVVVYDTSGPYTDPNVIIDVRKGLADVRSPWIESRGDTERLSGLSSNFGQERLADPELTKLRFAHVNNPRRAKPGANVSQMHYARQGIITAEMEYVAIRENMKLEVARAAGLLDQQHAGHSFGASVPKIITPEFVRDEIARGRAIIPANINHTELEPMIIGRNFLVKINGNIGNSALGSSIEEEVAKLTWGIRWGSDTVMDLSTGKHIHETREWIIRNSPVPIGTVPIYQALEKVGGAAEDLTWELFRDTLIEQAEQGVDYFTIHAGVLLRYVPMTAKRVTGIVSRGGSIMAKWCLAHHKENFLYTHFEDICEIMKAYDVSFSLGDGLRPGSIADANDEAQFGELETLGELTKIAWKHDVQCMIEGPGHVPMQLIKENMDKQLECCDEAPFYTLGPLTTDIAPGYDHITSGIGAAMIGWFGCAMLCYVTPKEHLGLPNKDDVKTGIITYKIAAHAADLAKGHPGAQIRDNALSKARFEFRWEDQFNLGLDPDTARSYHDETLPKDSAKVAHFCSMCGPKFCSMKITQEVREYAANQRIETVDAEVAQGLADQAERFKQEGSQLYKKV, from the coding sequence ATGACTACAAAAGCAAAAAACGCCACCAACCTGAGTGACTCGGCCAAGGTCGATCAGCAATCGGTTCAACCGTTTACCCGCTCGCAAAAAATCTATGTTCAGGGCACTCGCCCGGACATCCTCGTGCCGATGCGCGAAATCAGCCTGGACGTAACGCCGACCGACTTCGGCGGCGAGGTCAACGCACCGGTAGTGGTGTATGACACCTCGGGCCCGTACACCGACCCCAATGTCATCATCGATGTGCGCAAAGGCCTGGCCGACGTGCGTTCGCCGTGGATCGAATCCCGTGGCGACACCGAGCGCCTGAGCGGCCTGAGCTCGAATTTCGGCCAGGAGCGCCTTGCCGATCCGGAGCTGACCAAGCTGCGCTTTGCCCACGTCAACAACCCGCGCCGCGCCAAGCCGGGTGCCAACGTCAGCCAGATGCACTACGCGCGCCAAGGCATCATCACCGCCGAGATGGAATACGTCGCCATCCGCGAAAACATGAAGCTGGAAGTGGCCCGCGCCGCCGGCCTGCTGGACCAGCAACACGCCGGCCACAGCTTCGGCGCCAGCGTGCCGAAAATCATCACCCCTGAATTCGTCCGTGACGAAATCGCCCGTGGCCGCGCGATCATTCCGGCCAACATCAACCACACCGAACTGGAACCGATGATCATCGGCCGTAACTTCCTGGTGAAGATCAACGGCAACATCGGCAACAGCGCTTTGGGTTCGTCCATCGAAGAAGAAGTGGCGAAACTGACCTGGGGCATTCGCTGGGGTTCGGACACGGTCATGGACCTGTCCACCGGCAAGCACATCCACGAAACCCGCGAGTGGATCATCCGTAACTCGCCGGTGCCGATCGGTACGGTGCCGATCTACCAGGCCCTGGAAAAAGTCGGCGGCGCGGCCGAAGACCTGACCTGGGAGCTGTTCCGCGACACGCTGATCGAGCAGGCCGAGCAGGGCGTCGACTACTTCACCATCCACGCCGGTGTGCTGTTGCGCTACGTGCCGATGACCGCCAAGCGCGTGACCGGCATCGTCTCCCGCGGCGGTTCGATCATGGCCAAGTGGTGCCTGGCGCACCACAAAGAGAACTTCCTCTACACCCATTTCGAAGACATCTGCGAAATCATGAAGGCCTACGACGTCAGCTTCTCGCTGGGCGATGGCCTGCGTCCGGGGTCGATTGCCGACGCCAACGACGAAGCGCAGTTCGGCGAACTGGAGACCCTCGGCGAGCTGACCAAGATCGCCTGGAAACACGACGTGCAGTGCATGATCGAAGGCCCGGGCCACGTGCCGATGCAGTTGATCAAAGAGAACATGGACAAGCAGCTGGAGTGCTGCGACGAGGCGCCGTTCTACACCCTCGGCCCGCTGACCACCGACATCGCGCCGGGCTACGACCACATCACCTCCGGTATCGGTGCGGCGATGATCGGCTGGTTCGGCTGCGCCATGCTCTGCTACGTGACGCCGAAGGAACACCTGGGCCTGCCGAACAAGGATGACGTGAAGACCGGGATCATCACCTACAAGATCGCCGCGCACGCCGCCGATCTGGCGAAGGGGCACCCGGGCGCACAGATCCGCGACAATGCCTTGAGCAAGGCGCGTTTCGAATTCCGCTGGGAAGACCAGTTCAACCTGGGCCTCGATCCGGACACCGCGCGTTCGTATCACGATGAAACCCTGCCGAAGGATTCGGCCAAGGTCGCGCACTTCTGCTCGATGTGCGGGCCGAAATTCTGCTCGATGAAGATCACTCAGGAAGTTCGTGAATACGCGGCCAACCAGCGCATCGAAACCGTCGACGCCGAAGTCGCCCAGGGATTGGCGGACCAGGCCGAGCGGTTCAAACAGGAAGGCAGTCAGCTGTACAAGAAGGTTTGA